A window of Costertonia aggregata contains these coding sequences:
- the ytxJ gene encoding bacillithiol system redox-active protein YtxJ: protein MGLFKNMFGNTNATEKEEEKRISWIPLTSLDQLQEIEIKSKGKTQVIFKHSTTCGISRMVLNMFTRSYDLEENQMDFYFLDLHQNREVSDETGYTFQVMHQSPQLLIIKNGTAVFHTSHGAISEVDLKKYL from the coding sequence ATGGGATTGTTCAAAAATATGTTCGGGAATACCAATGCGACCGAAAAAGAGGAAGAAAAACGCATTTCTTGGATTCCTTTGACGTCTTTGGACCAATTACAGGAAATCGAGATAAAATCCAAAGGGAAAACACAAGTAATATTCAAGCATTCGACCACTTGCGGCATAAGTAGGATGGTATTGAACATGTTTACCCGTTCTTACGATCTGGAAGAGAATCAAATGGACTTCTATTTTTTGGACTTACACCAAAATAGGGAAGTGTCTGACGAAACGGGGTATACATTTCAAGTAATGCATCAATCTCCACAATTACTCATCATAAAAAACGGTACGGCAGTATTTCATACTTCGCACGGAGCCATAAGTGAAGTTGATTTAAAGAAATACCTATAA